A stretch of the Ornithodoros turicata isolate Travis chromosome 4, ASM3712646v1, whole genome shotgun sequence genome encodes the following:
- the LOC135391358 gene encoding uncharacterized protein LOC135391358 codes for MSNLAATLPFLPFLLVQLESWSGEISVLDARANSHYHEGYAFTLWKLPSAVECRDPRRQAVALRETTSPFWPMPLRFKQLRSGFYCFTAIKRNCYRECHNVTSAVTQLQGTNPPPRCCDARDVHFTWTSSDSVLDVTVTTTRESVACRLFLVTIWPVPLWSDVCYDQLNKRRHITHQAAANSTTSFFKLNKNEAFCVTIIPGCFDCHLQCPMLASEKVTIGAEFNYIAPAEGERVAENDTLEPIIRFVFIGSILLLAMWTVVIVRIVTTRTVSTRGQFDV; via the exons ATGTCGAACCTTGCCGCGACGCTGCCTTTTCTCCCGTTCCTGTTGGTGCAACTGGAAAGCTGGAGCGGCGAGATTAGCGTGTTAGATGCCCGAGCAAACAGCCACTACCACGAGGGCTACGCCTTTACCCTATGGAAGCTGCCGTCGGCCGTGGAATGTAGAGACCCCAGGCGGCAGGCAGTCGCTCTCCGTGAGACCACTTCGCCCTTTTGGCCCATGCCACTACGGTTCAAGCAGCTCAGAAGCGGGTTCTACTGCTTCACAGCCATCAAACG AAACTGCTACCGCGAATGCCACAATGTCACCTCCGCGGTCACCCAACTTCAGGGCACCAACCCTCCTCCACGTTGCTGCGACGCTCGCGACGTCCACTTCACATGGACTTCGAGCGACAGCGTCTTAGACGTGACAGTCACCACCACACGAGAGAGCGTCGCCTGTCGCCTGTTCCTGGTCACCATTTGGCCGGTGCCTCTGTGGTCTGACGTCTGTTACGATCAGCTCAACAAACGTCGCCATATCACGCATCAGGCCGCAGCAAACTCGACCACAAGCTTCTTTAAGCTGAACAAGAACGAAGCTTTCTGTGTCACTATCATACCTGGATGTTTTGACTGTCATCTACAATGTCCCATGCTTGCCTCCGAGAAGGTTACCATCGGAGCGGAGTTCAACTACATAGCTCCTGCTGAAGGTGAACGTGTcgctgaaaacgatacattggAACCCATTATTCGATTCGTTTTTATTGGAAGCATCTTATTGTTGGCTATGTGGACGGTAGTCATTGTAAGAATCGTAACAACGAGGACAGTGTCAACAAGGGGCCAGTTTGATGTGTAA
- the LOC135392225 gene encoding COMM domain-containing protein 3-like, whose amino-acid sequence MELSASLTRGVTKAGNKAEIGDSEYAQLVTMIFQVAVSRDFEGHAFDGRGDLQDAVKEAGAGLLALIVESAKRDFDESLLRLQLEECKMPGDRVNVILENYKKHKHAIRMRLSELSTGRPPHLVGVDWAMDYRVKHGHLTRLDEPVFRVNLGNDATSFECNLAQMQDLVHTLRDAVKCVQGKVQGDVA is encoded by the coding sequence ATGGAGTTGTCTGCGTCCCTTACGCGAGGTGTGACTAAAGCTGGAAACAAAGCTGAAATAGGTGACAGCGAGTATGCGCAGCTTGTGACCATGATTTTCCAAGTGGCTGTATCGCGCGATTTTGAAGGACATGCCTTCGACGGTCGCGGCGACCTGCAAGATGCTGTGAAGGAGGCTGGGGCTGGTCTCCTAGCGCTAATCGTTGAGAGCGCAAAGAGAGACTTTGATGAGTCCTTGTTACGGCTCCAGCTGGAAGAGTGCAAGATGCCTGGCGACCGCGTCAATGTTATTCTCGAAAATTACAAGAAACATAAACACGCGATTCGTATGAGACTCAGTGAGCTAAGCACTGGACGACCTCCTCACTTAGTGGGCGTTGACTGGGCAATGGATTACCGCGTGAAGCATGGACATTTGACTCGTTTAGATGAACCCGTTTTCCGAGTTAACCTTGGAAATGACGCCACGTCGTTTGAATGTAACCTGGCGCAAATGCAGGACTTGGTTCACACGCTCAGAGATGCTGTGAAGTGTGTTCAGGGGAAAGTGCAAGGCGACGTTGCCTGA